From the genome of Pseudoxanthomonas sp.:
GAACGGCGACCGCCGGGCCCGCGATGCGCATCAGCGCATTGGCGCCTGGGTGGATTGTTCATGCGTCCGCAGCTGATCCTGGCTCTGCGTCTGGCGCAGGATGTCTGCCGTCTGCTGCTGGCTTTGCTCCAGCGGAACGGTTGCGGCCTGCTGCCGGTCCACGTAGACGCGGTTCACATCGAGCGGGTTGTTCGGGTTGCGTTCCACCGCGAGCATGCCCCTGCCGTCGGTGCTGCGTACCAGGTCATCAATGCGTGACATGCCACTGACCCTGGCCTCGAAGACGACCTGGCCGGCTGCACGCTGCATTTCTTCGCGGTTGGCGTAGCCGCCATTCGGACCCTGCTTCTCCAGGTGCTTGATGGCCTGGTCGAACATGGGGTCTTCGCGACGCAACTGGTCGACGCCTTGCTGCTTCTGCAGCTGCTTGTCGATGGAAGCGAGCGTCTCCGGCCCGGCCTTGCCGTCCACACCCTTGAGGCCGTTGTGCTGCTGGAATTTCTCCACGGCGGCTTCGGTCTTCGGGCCATAGGTGCCGATGGCGTCCTTGGCGTCCATGTAGCCGAGCCTGGAAAGCTTCTCCTGAAGGTCCTTGACCGCCACGCCATGCTCATTGCGCGTGAGCACGCCGTCGCCGTTCTCCGCTGACGGGCTGTGAGCCGCATGCGACTTGCCCGGTTGCCGCGCCGGGTCGCGGTTGCCGTGCTGCTCGCCGGTCCTGGTGACCGTGTTGTCCAGGTCGGCCAGCTTGAACAAGTCCGCCTTCTCGTTCCTGGCACGGTTCTCCAGCGAATCGAGGGTTTTCTGCTTCTCCACGCGCGGGAACAGTCCCTTGACGTGATCGGCCTTGTAGTCCTGCACCGCGCCGACGATGTCCTTGTCGGAAAGCTTCGAAAGGTCGTAGTCCTTGCCGAACTTCGCTTCCAAGCCCTTCAGGAACACGCCCGAGCCGCCTGGCTTCTTGTCGCTGCCGGGGCCGTACTGGACCGCGGTGCTCCAGAGCGCATCCTGCACTGCCGGGCCGCGGTCGGACAGGTCCAGCCCCTTGCCCTGCAGGCGATCAACCAGCTTGTCGTAATGAGTGCGCTTGATGTAGTCGTGCTGCTCCTGCGCAAAGCTGCCGTCGGTCCTGGCCAGGTCTTTCCACTTCGCGCTGAATTCGGCCGAGCCGGGCTTCAAGCCCGCAAAGTCGTCGGCGTGCTTGCTGTCCTTCACGAAGGACGCGACCGTCCCTCCCACGATGATCTTGCCCTCCTTGGTCTTGACCTGCGAGGTCATCTGGTACGAGCCGTAGGACACACCACCCGGATCGTCGATACCGGAAGACACCGTGCTCGCGCCGCGTCCGCCTGTCTCGTAATGCTTCGAGGTCTGGCCCAGTTCCCAATCCTTGCCGCTCATCGCACATCTCCTTGTTTTTAAAGATCACAACACCAACGTCGTTGTCTGGCTCAACGTGCTTCCAATGCATCCGCGCGATTGGCCGTCAGTTCGAGGCTGCATTGGGCAGCGTCCACGCGCCCGGCTTGCCCGCTGTCGGGATCGTAGAAGCATTTTTCGTCGCGTTCGACGATCCATTTGCGCTGCTGGTCGCGCAGCGTGTTCTTTTCCGCTTCGTCCAGTTTGGCCATCAACGCCTTGTAGGCCTTGTTCAGGCGACCATCCTGGTAGGCGTATTCGGTGGCAATGCAGTCCTGCATTTCTGGCGTC
Proteins encoded in this window:
- a CDS encoding peptidoglycan-binding domain-containing protein, which translates into the protein MSGKDWELGQTSKHYETGGRGASTVSSGIDDPGGVSYGSYQMTSQVKTKEGKIIVGGTVASFVKDSKHADDFAGLKPGSAEFSAKWKDLARTDGSFAQEQHDYIKRTHYDKLVDRLQGKGLDLSDRGPAVQDALWSTAVQYGPGSDKKPGGSGVFLKGLEAKFGKDYDLSKLSDKDIVGAVQDYKADHVKGLFPRVEKQKTLDSLENRARNEKADLFKLADLDNTVTRTGEQHGNRDPARQPGKSHAAHSPSAENGDGVLTRNEHGVAVKDLQEKLSRLGYMDAKDAIGTYGPKTEAAVEKFQQHNGLKGVDGKAGPETLASIDKQLQKQQGVDQLRREDPMFDQAIKHLEKQGPNGGYANREEMQRAAGQVVFEARVSGMSRIDDLVRSTDGRGMLAVERNPNNPLDVNRVYVDRQQAATVPLEQSQQQTADILRQTQSQDQLRTHEQSTQAPMR